One part of the Mariniblastus fucicola genome encodes these proteins:
- a CDS encoding ImuA family protein: MQATKAKRDSMGKDGTMATQALIQQLRNRITRIETSARADDGQTISSGCSAMDKLLPEGGYRRGTLIEWIGGVGYQPAGRTNGGASSNGLASQSSHANTGWKPMPSRQQSSGGCGADFLSLLTAANACDDGGALVIADRNRQFNPPAAAAIGIDLGNVVVIRPPEEKSPHDRRYDDEFFWAIDQALGCSAVAAVWGSIDQVGERWFRRFQLSAESSGTMGLFVRPTSAIGQPSWSEVRWHVTAKPSQSNASATQQIELKLDRCRGGRSGQRIDLQIDTVTGNVSKAMPLESFALAKGAS; encoded by the coding sequence ATGCAAGCCACCAAAGCAAAACGTGATTCAATGGGCAAGGATGGCACCATGGCAACGCAGGCACTTATTCAGCAGCTTCGCAATCGCATCACGCGAATCGAAACTTCTGCCCGAGCGGACGATGGGCAAACGATTTCTTCTGGCTGCTCGGCGATGGACAAGCTGCTGCCCGAAGGCGGTTATCGACGTGGAACGCTGATCGAATGGATCGGTGGCGTAGGCTACCAGCCTGCGGGTCGCACGAATGGGGGTGCGAGTTCGAATGGTTTAGCCAGCCAGTCCAGTCACGCAAACACAGGCTGGAAGCCTATGCCATCTCGGCAGCAATCTTCCGGCGGCTGCGGAGCCGATTTCCTCTCTCTGCTAACCGCCGCCAATGCTTGCGATGACGGAGGAGCACTGGTGATCGCCGATCGCAATCGCCAGTTCAATCCTCCTGCCGCTGCAGCGATCGGCATCGATCTTGGCAACGTCGTTGTCATCCGTCCGCCAGAAGAAAAATCGCCTCACGACCGTCGCTATGATGACGAGTTCTTTTGGGCCATCGACCAGGCACTCGGTTGCTCCGCCGTCGCTGCCGTTTGGGGATCGATTGACCAGGTCGGCGAGCGTTGGTTTCGTCGGTTTCAGCTTTCCGCAGAATCCAGCGGCACGATGGGCCTGTTCGTGCGTCCGACCTCAGCGATCGGCCAGCCTTCCTGGTCAGAAGTCCGCTGGCATGTCACGGCCAAGCCTTCGCAGTCGAATGCTTCGGCGACTCAGCAGATCGAGCTCAAGCTGGATCGTTGCCGCGGCGGCCGATCGGGGCAGCGAATTGATTTGCAGATCGATACGGTCACCGGAAACGTGTCGAAGGCGATGCCGCTTGAATCGTTCGCTCTCGCCAAAGGTGCCTCATGA
- the csrA gene encoding carbon storage regulator CsrA: protein MLVLSRHRDESIMIGDDVRITIVDIRGDKVRLGIDAPQEIPVHRQEVYDAIKRENQKASRLGPSETRDVGK, encoded by the coding sequence ATGCTGGTTTTGTCGCGACATAGAGATGAGAGCATTATGATCGGTGATGACGTGCGCATCACGATCGTCGATATCCGTGGAGACAAGGTCCGTCTTGGGATCGATGCGCCGCAGGAAATTCCTGTGCATCGCCAGGAAGTCTACGATGCGATCAAACGTGAGAATCAGAAAGCCAGTCGCCTCGGTCCGTCCGAGACTCGCGACGTGGGCAAGTAA
- the fliW gene encoding flagellar assembly protein FliW, producing the protein MKIHTTRFSTIEIEPDDILFFRNGLIGFEDCRHWVLLADAGNSAVAWLQSMQHADIALPVVSPRRFVSDYQVRLEPTDVEALQLNSVEQAYVLGVVSRDEQTLTLNLRAPLVINLDRRIGCQVVTVDPQPMQYELANLPSELRKSA; encoded by the coding sequence ATGAAGATTCACACAACCCGGTTTTCAACAATTGAAATTGAACCGGATGACATTTTGTTTTTCCGCAACGGTCTAATTGGCTTTGAAGATTGCCGTCATTGGGTACTGCTGGCGGATGCCGGAAATTCGGCAGTTGCGTGGCTTCAGAGCATGCAGCATGCAGACATCGCGCTTCCTGTGGTTTCGCCCCGACGCTTTGTCAGCGACTACCAGGTCCGCCTTGAGCCGACCGATGTCGAAGCGTTGCAGCTGAATTCGGTTGAGCAGGCCTATGTTCTGGGTGTTGTCAGCCGCGATGAGCAGACTTTGACTCTGAATTTGCGGGCACCTTTGGTGATCAACCTCGATCGGCGCATCGGTTGCCAGGTGGTGACGGTTGATCCACAGCCCATGCAGTACGAACTCGCGAACCTGCCTTCTGAGCTTCGCAAGTCGGCGTAG
- a CDS encoding PDZ domain-containing protein, whose amino-acid sequence MHAAQEQGTAGKVGSAPNETAAETSTNPYDTDSVEALLSRLDSPSFKDREAATEALIERGPEILKPLTIHFFNSSSEAGWRIHRILEGIGRNGNEEDFLKSIAIIQLLYGAQDSQSQRRLAKLQHQWQITRRAEAAKKLSRMGFKFSFRSGMQGQETALERARIEMMVRAAAVRELGGIEIATSAEPMRGTDNGQELADPKWENPRNDRLKSIMKIERIITGDANDSREIMKGLLPAHSQTTLSPGNLEIPEGFEGDEEALRLIDDLGALSTLSFRKQQIDASIKNFISRQRFLNGLEFIDCDFGDDSKSLSFPASIANLGFEGSMPPAAAFRSVGQISALRLSKLKLDADTAAAISRCRVQTIALDEVEFSKASIQKLVSITGLFRVTMSLCKFELEWLEDIRKRNPNLISASPKAFLGVQGPIDIGGGDFTGCQISQVVAGTAAADAGMQPLDIVTKMDGTKISQFEDLRLLISQKRPGETMELEVRRGERTIDLKVRLGQMTPTR is encoded by the coding sequence GTGCATGCGGCTCAGGAGCAAGGCACGGCTGGCAAAGTTGGCAGCGCCCCGAACGAGACTGCGGCAGAAACATCCACCAACCCCTACGACACGGACTCGGTCGAAGCCTTGCTCTCGCGACTGGATTCACCGTCTTTCAAAGACCGCGAGGCCGCAACCGAAGCGTTGATCGAGCGCGGACCGGAGATCCTCAAACCTCTGACTATTCATTTCTTTAATTCATCCTCCGAAGCCGGCTGGCGAATTCATCGAATCCTTGAAGGCATCGGCAGGAACGGCAACGAAGAAGACTTTCTAAAATCGATCGCGATCATTCAGTTGCTGTACGGTGCCCAGGATTCACAAAGCCAACGTCGTCTTGCAAAGCTTCAGCATCAATGGCAAATCACTCGCAGGGCAGAGGCGGCCAAAAAGTTGAGTCGAATGGGATTTAAGTTTTCTTTTCGATCTGGAATGCAAGGCCAGGAAACTGCATTGGAGCGGGCTCGAATTGAAATGATGGTTCGTGCCGCGGCAGTTCGTGAACTGGGCGGCATCGAGATCGCGACTTCTGCTGAACCGATGCGTGGCACCGACAATGGGCAAGAGTTAGCGGATCCGAAATGGGAAAATCCGCGAAACGACCGGCTGAAGTCGATCATGAAGATCGAGCGAATCATCACCGGAGATGCGAATGACAGTCGTGAGATCATGAAAGGTCTATTGCCAGCGCACTCTCAGACAACACTGTCTCCGGGCAATCTTGAAATCCCGGAAGGCTTTGAAGGTGATGAAGAAGCGTTGCGGCTGATCGACGATCTCGGAGCTTTGTCGACTCTAAGTTTCCGCAAACAGCAGATCGATGCATCAATCAAAAACTTTATTTCCAGACAAAGATTCCTTAACGGTCTCGAGTTTATCGACTGCGATTTTGGAGACGACTCGAAAAGCCTTTCGTTTCCCGCGTCCATCGCGAATCTTGGCTTCGAAGGCTCCATGCCACCTGCCGCAGCGTTCAGATCAGTTGGCCAGATCAGCGCGTTACGATTGAGCAAACTAAAACTTGATGCCGACACTGCGGCGGCTATTTCTCGCTGCAGGGTTCAAACGATCGCATTGGATGAAGTTGAGTTTTCAAAAGCGAGCATTCAAAAGCTGGTTAGCATCACTGGTCTGTTCCGGGTGACCATGTCGCTGTGCAAGTTCGAACTGGAATGGTTGGAAGACATCCGCAAACGCAACCCGAATCTTATTTCGGCGTCGCCTAAGGCATTTCTTGGCGTCCAGGGGCCAATCGACATTGGCGGTGGCGACTTCACGGGCTGCCAAATTTCTCAAGTCGTCGCGGGAACGGCAGCCGCAGACGCGGGCATGCAACCGTTGGACATTGTGACGAAGATGGACGGCACGAAGATTTCTCAGTTCGAAGACCTGCGGTTGCTGATTTCGCAAAAACGGCCCGGCGAGACCATGGAATTGGAGGTCCGGCGCGGAGAACGAACGATTGATCTAAAAGTTCGACTCGGGCAAATGACCCCGACTCGCTAG
- a CDS encoding PP2C family protein-serine/threonine phosphatase — MLIRAAGKTDVGCLREKNEDAFHVDVHNGLFIVCDGMGGHAAGEVASRKTIEFVSQFIANARRQRKLPTRDDENFRQVWGELVVEAIERCCDSLVSFAKTHPEFEGMATTITALLIVEGVAFVGHLGDSRLYLKNRDVAKQLTRDHTMFEEYADANPEWVEANNDLKSLKRFQHVLTRCVGREQKFKVENFSFHLADDDVILLCSDGLSNYFHSDDVIVEFLEQEDSAVAVDSLIAFAKSRGGSDNISAIVVRASNEAATLDDFTLDPGLENSATSDTDEWVSDAAG, encoded by the coding sequence ATGTTAATTCGCGCCGCGGGAAAGACGGATGTCGGATGCCTTCGCGAGAAGAACGAAGACGCATTCCATGTCGACGTTCATAATGGCCTGTTCATCGTTTGCGATGGAATGGGTGGCCATGCGGCTGGCGAAGTCGCGTCGCGAAAAACAATCGAGTTCGTTTCGCAGTTTATCGCCAATGCCCGCCGACAACGAAAGCTCCCGACACGAGACGACGAGAACTTTCGACAAGTCTGGGGCGAGTTGGTGGTTGAAGCAATCGAAAGATGCTGTGACTCGCTGGTCTCGTTTGCGAAAACTCATCCGGAATTCGAGGGAATGGCGACGACGATCACGGCATTGCTGATCGTTGAAGGAGTCGCTTTCGTCGGCCATCTTGGTGACTCGCGGCTGTATCTTAAAAATCGCGATGTCGCGAAACAGTTGACTCGCGATCACACCATGTTCGAGGAATACGCGGACGCCAATCCTGAATGGGTCGAAGCCAATAACGACCTCAAGTCCCTGAAGCGTTTCCAACATGTGCTCACCCGTTGCGTCGGTCGCGAACAGAAATTTAAAGTCGAAAACTTCAGTTTCCACTTGGCCGACGACGATGTAATCCTGCTCTGCTCTGACGGGCTGAGCAACTATTTTCACAGTGACGATGTAATTGTCGAATTCCTCGAACAGGAGGACTCAGCCGTTGCTGTTGACAGCTTGATCGCGTTCGCGAAATCGAGGGGCGGCAGTGACAACATCTCCGCAATCGTTGTCCGGGCGTCGAACGAAGCGGCAACGCTGGATGATTTCACTCTTGACCCGGGATTGGAAAACTCCGCAACCAGCGATACGGACGAATGGGTAAGCGACGCTGCAGGGTAA
- a CDS encoding ATP-grasp domain-containing protein yields MLTEPKLIEPGNFETEEHFYPRVLNAHIHPLIHNLMDMGNDRIASRYCHLHPEVDPESVRNLLATVPRYFRWGGCDLFHVTTETGLRQVVVIETNSCPSGQKSMPRLNESIEKAGYDRLLRDSFLEQVGRRKGGPKGDFAVIYDKNHMETSGYASALADLTGDKVWLVPFHENDAGRTVSFDEKGLMHVHHNGEKVPIKAAFRYVTQQPWNRIPIHLTRTLIYNPVLICLSGGRNKLVASKAYDLYNASRQNSGLKIHTPETIWDVSKEEVPMWVQRMGGVAVVKVPYSNAGQGVYTITSAEELDAFMQLNHGYDHYIVQSLIGNSRWSSQSQFGRLFHVGTMPDRKLNLYAADLRFMVGASPKGFFPVAIYARRARKPLTTDLKHGDDSWDMLGTNLSVKNEDGTFSTQPERLLLVDSRDFNRLGFGLDDLIESYMQTVMCIVAIDDMAKSLVNTKGKFRKKLFQSINPDRRFNEEIMF; encoded by the coding sequence ATGTTGACCGAACCAAAACTGATTGAACCCGGGAACTTCGAGACGGAAGAGCATTTCTATCCGCGGGTTCTCAACGCGCACATCCATCCTCTGATCCACAATTTGATGGACATGGGCAATGACAGGATCGCCTCGCGCTATTGCCATTTGCACCCGGAAGTCGATCCCGAATCCGTGCGGAATTTGCTGGCTACCGTTCCCCGTTATTTCAGATGGGGCGGCTGTGACCTGTTCCATGTGACGACTGAGACAGGGTTGCGGCAGGTGGTGGTGATCGAAACGAACTCCTGCCCCTCCGGTCAAAAATCAATGCCTCGATTGAACGAGTCGATCGAGAAAGCTGGCTACGACCGGTTGCTCCGAGATTCATTTTTGGAACAGGTTGGTCGTCGCAAGGGCGGACCGAAAGGCGACTTCGCGGTCATCTACGACAAAAACCACATGGAGACCTCGGGCTATGCTTCGGCGCTTGCGGACTTGACCGGTGACAAAGTATGGCTGGTTCCGTTTCATGAAAACGATGCTGGCCGAACGGTTTCGTTTGACGAAAAGGGCCTGATGCATGTCCATCACAATGGCGAAAAGGTTCCGATCAAGGCCGCGTTTCGCTACGTGACCCAGCAACCGTGGAATCGGATTCCGATCCATCTGACAAGAACCCTGATCTACAACCCTGTTTTGATTTGCCTATCCGGCGGACGTAACAAGCTGGTTGCATCGAAGGCCTATGACCTGTACAACGCCTCAAGGCAAAACTCGGGACTGAAAATTCACACGCCGGAAACGATTTGGGACGTTTCCAAGGAAGAAGTTCCGATGTGGGTGCAGCGGATGGGTGGCGTTGCTGTTGTGAAGGTTCCGTATTCGAACGCAGGGCAGGGGGTTTACACGATCACGTCGGCGGAGGAGCTGGATGCGTTCATGCAACTGAATCACGGCTACGACCATTACATCGTCCAGTCGTTGATCGGAAATTCACGCTGGAGTTCGCAGAGTCAGTTCGGGCGATTGTTTCACGTGGGCACGATGCCCGATCGCAAACTGAATTTGTACGCAGCCGATTTGCGCTTCATGGTTGGAGCATCCCCAAAAGGGTTCTTCCCGGTCGCAATCTATGCGCGACGCGCGCGAAAGCCACTGACGACGGATCTGAAACACGGAGACGACTCCTGGGACATGCTCGGAACGAACCTTTCGGTCAAAAACGAAGACGGCACGTTCAGCACTCAACCGGAACGACTGTTGCTGGTCGACAGCCGCGACTTCAACCGACTGGGGTTTGGACTGGACGACCTGATCGAAAGCTATATGCAGACCGTGATGTGCATCGTGGCAATCGACGACATGGCGAAAAGTTTGGTCAACACGAAAGGAAAGTTCCGCAAGAAGCTGTTCCAGTCGATCAATCCGGACCGTCGCTTCAACGAGGAGATCATGTTTTGA
- a CDS encoding succinylglutamate desuccinylase/aspartoacylase family protein, with protein sequence MNEFSEPPVTNGYENVKHVKRVDNLEIESLPSGEFSRLFIEIVENGIGRPIQVPVVVARGKKDGPIMGVTAALHGNELNGIPVIHKLLQRLNLKTLRGSIVCAIGANMPGLLTERREFTDGQDLNHIMPGKPNGKISQVYAYNLVDRITQHFDYLIDLHTASEGRVNSLYVRADLKQETTAQMAYLLRPQIIVHNPPSDYTLRGTAAEAGKPAITVEICDPQKFQRDPIARTVKGIRRILNHIDMVPSKSASQSSATKPPILCRKSYWVLAERGGMMRCVPKIAERFKKGDLIATQVSIFGDTIKEYFAPEDGIAIGHCVNPIGQTGARILHLGVPMDERERAKFEKISGCSLDGTLCELPTGKKS encoded by the coding sequence TTGAATGAGTTTAGCGAACCGCCTGTCACGAACGGGTACGAAAACGTCAAACATGTCAAACGAGTCGACAATCTGGAAATTGAGTCTCTTCCCTCTGGCGAATTTTCTCGACTGTTTATCGAGATTGTAGAAAACGGAATCGGTCGGCCTATCCAGGTTCCTGTTGTCGTCGCCCGCGGCAAAAAAGACGGCCCAATCATGGGGGTGACCGCGGCGTTGCACGGCAATGAACTCAACGGCATCCCGGTAATCCACAAACTGTTGCAACGATTGAATTTGAAAACGCTCCGCGGGTCGATCGTGTGCGCGATCGGAGCAAACATGCCGGGCTTGTTGACGGAACGTCGTGAGTTTACCGATGGCCAGGATCTGAATCACATCATGCCGGGAAAACCAAACGGCAAAATCTCGCAGGTTTATGCGTACAATCTGGTGGATCGAATCACTCAACATTTCGACTATCTGATTGATTTGCATACGGCGAGCGAGGGACGCGTCAATTCGCTGTACGTTCGCGCCGACCTCAAGCAGGAAACGACTGCTCAAATGGCCTACCTTCTTCGTCCACAAATCATCGTCCACAATCCGCCTTCTGATTACACGTTGCGAGGCACCGCAGCGGAAGCGGGAAAGCCGGCGATCACGGTCGAAATCTGTGACCCTCAAAAATTCCAACGGGATCCGATCGCCAGAACAGTGAAAGGCATCCGCAGAATCCTGAATCATATCGATATGGTGCCATCAAAGTCAGCTTCACAGTCGTCAGCGACAAAGCCGCCGATCCTTTGCCGGAAGTCCTATTGGGTTCTGGCTGAACGTGGCGGGATGATGCGTTGCGTTCCAAAGATCGCGGAGCGTTTCAAGAAAGGCGATTTGATTGCGACACAGGTCAGCATTTTCGGCGACACGATCAAGGAGTACTTTGCTCCGGAAGACGGCATCGCGATCGGACATTGTGTGAACCCGATCGGCCAAACCGGTGCTCGCATTTTGCACCTTGGCGTGCCGATGGACGAGCGGGAACGAGCCAAGTTCGAAAAAATCAGTGGCTGCTCACTCGACGGAACGTTGTGTGAACTACCTACGGGCAAGAAGAGTTAA
- a CDS encoding ATP-grasp domain-containing protein — MRIFFFVNHVHEIGFRQTTTLLIAAAFNQGHSVFLADVNALEFNSQRSSDDCVFSANAAALFTDSKEPIDSVGVEAFAKSVNPSTLSKQDICPGDKVCIRTNPGRDTERSKLHRSFLELCQVAQAHGIQVVNSPQCLSFYASKSAVGVLPAKYRPAMIVSDDHDAILDFVAGADVDCVVKPLVGSRGQDVIRVSNNSPNLRQLLNERFQQQKVVAQHFVASDEPGDKRVVVLNGDLIRFENHVAGIRRIPADGDFRANLHTGGTASPLTLTQQQCDAALAAATILFRDGIQLAGIDLVGSKVIEFNVFSTGGLFDANRFAGHDFSIGIVDSLWDA; from the coding sequence ATGCGAATTTTCTTCTTCGTCAACCACGTTCACGAGATTGGCTTTCGGCAAACGACCACGCTGCTAATTGCGGCGGCGTTTAACCAGGGACACAGTGTCTTTCTCGCCGACGTGAACGCTCTTGAGTTTAACTCGCAACGATCGTCGGATGATTGCGTTTTTTCTGCCAACGCGGCCGCACTGTTTACGGACTCGAAAGAGCCGATTGACTCTGTCGGGGTCGAAGCGTTTGCCAAATCAGTCAATCCTTCGACGCTATCGAAGCAAGACATCTGCCCGGGAGATAAAGTTTGCATACGCACCAATCCCGGAAGAGACACCGAGCGTTCCAAGTTGCACCGTTCGTTTCTGGAGCTATGTCAAGTCGCACAGGCTCACGGAATTCAAGTCGTCAACTCCCCGCAGTGTCTTTCGTTTTACGCCAGCAAGTCCGCGGTGGGAGTGCTGCCCGCAAAATATCGACCGGCGATGATTGTGAGCGACGATCATGATGCGATTTTGGATTTCGTTGCCGGCGCAGATGTTGATTGCGTCGTGAAACCTCTTGTCGGTTCGCGAGGCCAAGACGTCATTCGCGTTTCCAACAACTCGCCCAATCTCAGGCAATTACTCAACGAACGATTTCAGCAACAGAAGGTCGTCGCGCAACACTTCGTTGCATCGGACGAACCGGGTGACAAGCGTGTTGTTGTGCTCAATGGCGATCTGATCAGATTTGAAAATCATGTGGCAGGAATCCGCCGAATCCCAGCCGACGGCGACTTTCGCGCCAACCTGCACACTGGTGGCACGGCCAGCCCTCTGACGTTGACACAGCAGCAATGCGACGCCGCGCTGGCGGCTGCAACCATCCTGTTCCGCGACGGAATTCAGCTGGCGGGAATCGACTTGGTCGGATCGAAGGTAATCGAATTCAACGTTTTTAGCACCGGAGGACTCTTCGATGCCAACCGTTTCGCAGGCCACGACTTCTCAATCGGAATCGTAGATTCGCTTTGGGATGCCTAG
- a CDS encoding sodium:solute symporter family protein, whose protein sequence is MQLSTIDWLIIVAFFAISTGIGLWASRTAGKSFKDYFLAGGKMSWWLLGVSMVATTFAADTPGLVTELVRKGGVSGNWAWWAFLLTGLLTVFVYSKLWKRSGVLTDLEFYELRYGGAAGQFLRGFRAIYLGVVFNCMVMAVVILAAIKLSGVLLGASPMTTVLVAGSVTVVYTLLGGLKGVILTDFFQFGIAMVGAIAAAVVLCDQPEVGGFANLIANENVASKLSLLPDFSQTSIIPLLIIPLAIQWWSAWYPGAEPGGGGYVAQRMLSAKSESDATAATLLFQVAHYALRPWPWIVVALASIVVFPEISSIEAAFPNIDKSLLSEDIAYPAMLSRLPAGLLGLVIASLIAAFMSTISTHLNWGGSYIAHDFYGRFITPDASEKQLVMVGRVSTVALMAIASVLALYIKSAADGFNMIVQFGAGTGLIYILRWFWWRVNAWSEIVGMVASTIVAIVFTMSASSIDLEPWHKILIGVLITNAAWIAATFLTRPSNQKTLEDFYQKVRPDGPGWEPVRSSLSEKGTEVELDGSLTSGIAAMVAATFLVYSLLFGVGYFLYGQTVNAGVSAVVTVVAVVALVRIWPRLKMN, encoded by the coding sequence ATGCAGCTTTCGACAATCGACTGGCTAATCATCGTCGCCTTCTTTGCAATTTCCACAGGCATCGGTTTGTGGGCCAGTCGGACGGCGGGGAAAAGTTTCAAAGACTATTTCCTGGCCGGCGGGAAAATGAGCTGGTGGTTGCTCGGCGTTTCGATGGTCGCGACCACGTTCGCCGCCGATACTCCAGGACTGGTCACCGAACTGGTTCGCAAAGGCGGAGTCAGCGGCAACTGGGCCTGGTGGGCGTTCCTGCTGACAGGGCTGTTAACCGTTTTCGTGTATTCGAAGCTGTGGAAACGCAGCGGCGTGCTGACCGACCTTGAGTTCTACGAACTTCGCTATGGCGGTGCTGCCGGACAGTTTTTGCGAGGGTTCCGCGCCATCTATCTGGGCGTCGTTTTCAATTGCATGGTCATGGCCGTCGTGATTCTCGCGGCGATCAAACTGAGCGGCGTATTGCTGGGCGCGTCTCCGATGACCACCGTCCTGGTCGCTGGATCGGTGACCGTTGTCTATACGTTGTTAGGTGGATTGAAAGGAGTCATCCTCACGGACTTCTTTCAGTTCGGGATCGCGATGGTCGGTGCGATTGCCGCGGCGGTTGTGCTGTGCGATCAGCCGGAAGTCGGTGGATTCGCAAACTTGATCGCGAACGAAAACGTTGCCAGCAAGCTGAGTTTGCTGCCGGACTTCTCACAAACCAGCATCATTCCATTGCTGATCATCCCGCTGGCGATTCAGTGGTGGAGTGCCTGGTACCCCGGAGCAGAACCTGGCGGCGGCGGCTATGTGGCGCAGCGAATGTTGAGTGCGAAATCCGAAAGCGATGCCACCGCAGCGACGCTGTTGTTCCAGGTGGCTCACTATGCGTTGCGACCGTGGCCGTGGATTGTCGTGGCGCTCGCTTCGATTGTCGTGTTCCCGGAAATCTCCAGCATCGAAGCCGCGTTTCCGAACATCGATAAAAGTCTGCTCAGCGAGGACATCGCCTATCCGGCCATGCTCAGCCGCTTGCCTGCGGGATTGTTGGGGCTGGTAATTGCGAGTCTGATTGCCGCGTTCATGTCGACGATCTCTACGCATCTCAACTGGGGCGGATCGTACATTGCTCATGATTTCTACGGCAGATTCATAACGCCTGACGCATCCGAGAAACAGTTGGTGATGGTTGGCCGCGTGTCGACGGTGGCGTTAATGGCGATTGCCAGCGTGTTGGCACTGTACATCAAATCTGCCGCCGACGGATTCAACATGATCGTTCAGTTCGGAGCCGGAACGGGATTGATTTACATTCTTCGCTGGTTCTGGTGGCGCGTAAACGCGTGGTCCGAGATCGTCGGTATGGTGGCGTCAACCATCGTGGCGATCGTGTTCACCATGAGTGCATCGTCAATTGATTTGGAGCCTTGGCACAAGATCCTGATCGGGGTCTTGATCACCAACGCGGCCTGGATTGCCGCGACGTTTCTGACGCGTCCGTCCAATCAGAAAACTTTGGAGGACTTCTACCAGAAAGTTCGCCCCGACGGTCCCGGTTGGGAGCCTGTTCGAAGTTCGCTGTCAGAAAAGGGCACCGAAGTTGAACTCGACGGGTCGCTCACCAGCGGAATTGCTGCCATGGTTGCCGCGACGTTCCTGGTCTATTCGCTGCTATTCGGGGTTGGCTATTTTCTCTACGGCCAGACTGTAAACGCGGGTGTCAGTGCCGTCGTGACCGTTGTGGCCGTGGTGGCACTGGTTCGAATTTGGCCTCGATTGAAAATGAACTGA